One Dokdonia sp. Dokd-P16 genomic window carries:
- a CDS encoding ligase-associated DNA damage response exonuclease, whose product MKKPLLEFTDKGIYCPPAKVYLDPWKPVDKALITHGHADHSRWGHKQYITHESNVPIISHRLGDINVSGVRFRESVNINNVKFTFHPAGHIPGSSQIRVEHKGEVWVFTGDYKTEVDGISQPYEPVKCDTFITECTFGLPAFKWTPQAEVMHDINTWWAQNKAEGKCSVLFAYSLGKAQRLLKHLDPTIGKILTHGAIEKMTEVLRPMIDMPATELITRDTKKEDFKGSIVLAPPATHGSTWIRKMVPYVTASASGWMAFRGARRRRAIDKGFVLSDHCDWPSLLQSIEATGAEKIICTHGYTDIFSKYLRSIGYDARTEETQYEGELAEGDAKKEEEETSI is encoded by the coding sequence TTGAAAAAACCACTTTTAGAATTTACAGACAAGGGTATTTATTGCCCACCCGCAAAGGTCTATCTAGACCCATGGAAACCTGTAGATAAAGCCCTCATCACACACGGCCACGCAGACCACAGTCGCTGGGGACATAAACAGTATATCACTCACGAGAGTAACGTTCCTATCATTTCTCATAGGTTGGGAGATATCAATGTTTCTGGGGTACGCTTTCGCGAAAGCGTAAATATCAACAATGTAAAATTCACCTTTCATCCCGCTGGTCACATTCCAGGCTCTAGTCAGATACGTGTAGAACACAAAGGCGAAGTGTGGGTATTTACAGGCGATTATAAAACCGAAGTAGATGGTATCTCTCAACCTTACGAACCCGTAAAATGCGACACTTTTATAACCGAATGCACCTTTGGACTTCCAGCATTCAAGTGGACACCACAAGCCGAAGTAATGCACGATATAAACACCTGGTGGGCGCAAAACAAAGCCGAAGGAAAGTGCTCTGTACTTTTTGCTTACAGCTTAGGTAAAGCACAACGATTATTGAAACACCTTGACCCGACTATAGGAAAGATACTCACCCACGGCGCTATCGAAAAAATGACTGAAGTACTGCGCCCTATGATCGATATGCCAGCAACAGAATTAATAACTAGAGATACCAAAAAAGAAGATTTTAAAGGAAGTATCGTGCTAGCACCACCAGCTACTCACGGCAGTACGTGGATACGCAAGATGGTGCCATACGTAACCGCAAGCGCTAGCGGCTGGATGGCTTTTAGAGGAGCAAGAAGACGCAGAGCGATTGACAAAGGCTTTGTGCTAAGTGATCACTGTGACTGGCCTAGTTTACTACAAAGTATAGAAGCTACAGGTGCCGAAAAAATCATTTGTACTCACGGATACACAGATATATTCTCCAAATATTTACGTAGCATAGGTTATGATGCTCGCACGGAAGAAACACAATATGAAGGCGAATTAGCCGAAGGGGATGCAAAAAAAGAGGAGGAGGAAACTAGCATATGA
- a CDS encoding DUF2721 domain-containing protein, translated as MNLSLSIPALLFPAISLTMLAYNARYLAIAGLIRSLHASYQETHSEGVGLQVKKLRKRLTIIKNMQAVAIVSFLLAVITMFLIYIEEAFYAKIVFGISLFALMLSLILSLIEVQLSTKALSIQLRDME; from the coding sequence ATGAACCTTTCCTTAAGTATTCCCGCATTGCTATTTCCGGCAATATCACTTACGATGCTAGCTTATAATGCCCGTTATCTTGCAATTGCAGGTTTGATACGTAGCTTACATGCTTCTTATCAAGAAACGCACTCAGAAGGAGTAGGACTACAGGTTAAAAAGTTAAGAAAACGCCTTACGATTATTAAAAATATGCAGGCCGTAGCGATTGTGAGCTTTCTACTCGCGGTAATTACGATGTTCTTAATTTATATAGAAGAGGCTTTTTATGCAAAAATCGTTTTTGGGATTAGTCTTTTTGCACTAATGCTATCACTTATACTTTCTTTAATTGAAGTTCAGCTTTCTACAAAGGCACTTTCTATACAGCTGCGAGATATGGAATAA
- a CDS encoding ribose-phosphate pyrophosphokinase produces MTATVPQPKIFACQNSKPLAEKIAKAFGQPLGNVITSTYSDGEFQPSFEESVRGSRVFIIGSTMPSSDNMMEMLLMLDAAKRASARHITAVIPYFGWARQDRKDKPRVPIAAKLMASLLETAGATRIITMDLHADQIQGFFEKPVDHLFASTIFLPYLKELGLENLTIASPDMGGSKRAYAYSKAMESDVVICYKQRAKANIISHMELIGEVKGQHVVLVDDMVDTAGTLTKAADLMIEKGALSVRAICTHAILSGNAYDKIENSKLAELIVTDSIPKEHKSGKVRVITCAPLFADVMHRVNSNTSIASKFIM; encoded by the coding sequence ATGACCGCTACCGTACCGCAACCGAAGATATTTGCTTGTCAAAACAGCAAACCACTGGCCGAAAAAATCGCAAAAGCCTTTGGGCAGCCGCTGGGTAACGTCATAACATCGACATATAGTGATGGAGAATTCCAACCTTCTTTTGAGGAATCTGTACGTGGATCACGTGTATTTATTATAGGAAGTACCATGCCATCATCTGATAATATGATGGAAATGTTATTGATGCTAGATGCTGCAAAGCGTGCAAGTGCAAGACACATAACGGCAGTGATACCTTATTTTGGATGGGCGAGACAAGACCGTAAGGATAAACCTAGAGTGCCTATAGCTGCAAAGCTTATGGCAAGCCTACTGGAAACAGCAGGTGCTACGCGTATTATCACTATGGACTTACACGCAGATCAAATACAAGGATTTTTTGAGAAGCCAGTAGATCACTTATTTGCTTCTACTATATTCTTACCTTATTTAAAAGAGCTAGGATTAGAAAATCTTACAATTGCTTCTCCAGATATGGGAGGTAGTAAGAGAGCTTATGCATATAGCAAGGCGATGGAGAGTGACGTAGTTATATGTTACAAACAACGTGCAAAGGCAAATATAATCTCACATATGGAACTTATAGGTGAGGTAAAAGGACAGCACGTGGTGCTTGTAGATGATATGGTAGATACTGCTGGAACCTTAACAAAGGCAGCAGATTTAATGATAGAAAAGGGTGCGCTTAGTGTACGAGCGATCTGTACCCACGCTATTTTAAGCGGTAACGCTTATGATAAAATAGAAAACAGTAAACTGGCAGAATTAATTGTAACAGATTCAATTCCTAAGGAACACAAAAGTGGTAAAGTGCGAGTGATAACTTGTGCACCACTTTTTGCAGATGTAATGCACCGTGTAAATAGTAACACGAGTATTGCTTCGAAGTTTATTATGTAA
- a CDS encoding 50S ribosomal protein L25/general stress protein Ctc, with amino-acid sequence MKSVSIHGSKRESVGKKATKALRNAGLVPCVVYGGDTPLHFSAPELAFKELVYTPDAHTVEIELDGVTVKAILQDIQFHPVTDRILHIDFYQIFEGKEVTMNIPVHFTGNSRGVMNGGVLRKTNRVLRVKALPKDLPDYLVADITNLKIGNKLYIGALPQENITLMHPDNTVVCQVRTSRTAILDADDDDDETEAGDVSSTQTDDAAAVAE; translated from the coding sequence ATGAAATCAGTTTCGATCCACGGATCTAAAAGAGAAAGCGTAGGCAAGAAAGCTACAAAGGCCTTACGTAATGCTGGACTGGTACCTTGCGTTGTATACGGAGGGGACACGCCATTGCATTTTAGCGCACCAGAACTAGCGTTCAAAGAATTGGTATACACTCCAGACGCGCACACAGTAGAAATCGAATTAGACGGTGTAACCGTAAAGGCGATTCTTCAAGATATCCAGTTCCACCCGGTAACTGATCGTATTTTACACATAGACTTCTACCAGATTTTTGAAGGTAAAGAAGTAACTATGAATATCCCAGTTCACTTTACAGGTAACTCTCGTGGAGTAATGAACGGTGGTGTTTTACGTAAAACTAACCGTGTATTACGTGTGAAAGCACTTCCTAAAGATCTTCCTGATTACTTAGTTGCAGATATCACAAACCTTAAAATAGGTAACAAGTTATACATAGGAGCTTTACCACAAGAAAACATAACTCTTATGCACCCTGATAACACAGTAGTGTGTCAAGTTAGAACTTCTCGTACAGCTATCCTTGATGCTGACGATGATGATGATGAAACTGAAGCTGGAGATGTTTCTTCTACACAAACAGATGATGCCGCTGCAGTAGCAGAGTAA
- the pth gene encoding aminoacyl-tRNA hydrolase: MRSFFGRLFRKVTIEEEAIDPMKKFLIVGLGNIGPKYTETRHNIGFKVVDAFAKAQETTFETEKLGDIARTKIKGKTVILLKPNTFMNLSGKAIRYWLQQEKIPVENLLVITDDLNLEFGTIRVKTKGSAGGHNGLKDTQAQLNTSAYNRFRFGISDAFSTGRQVDYVLGEWTPEEQASLPERLDMSCEVITSFVSGGINNTMNAYNGK; encoded by the coding sequence ATGCGCTCTTTTTTCGGTAGATTATTTAGAAAAGTAACGATAGAAGAGGAAGCAATAGACCCCATGAAAAAATTTCTTATCGTTGGTTTAGGAAACATAGGTCCTAAGTACACAGAAACTAGGCATAATATAGGATTTAAGGTGGTAGACGCTTTCGCGAAAGCGCAAGAAACCACTTTCGAAACTGAAAAACTAGGTGACATCGCGCGTACCAAAATAAAAGGTAAAACCGTTATCTTATTAAAGCCTAATACCTTTATGAATTTAAGCGGTAAGGCTATACGATACTGGTTGCAACAAGAAAAAATCCCTGTAGAAAATCTTCTAGTAATTACAGATGATTTGAACTTGGAATTCGGAACCATAAGAGTGAAAACCAAAGGTTCTGCTGGAGGACATAATGGACTAAAGGACACGCAGGCTCAACTTAATACTTCTGCATATAATAGATTTCGTTTTGGCATAAGTGATGCGTTTTCAACAGGACGTCAGGTAGATTATGTGCTAGGAGAATGGACGCCAGAGGAGCAAGCTAGTCTTCCGGAGCGACTGGATATGAGTTGTGAGGTAATCACTTCTTTTGTGAGTGGAGGAATTAATAATACAATGAACGCGTACAACGGTAAATAA
- a CDS encoding bifunctional riboflavin kinase/FAD synthetase has protein sequence MKTHNSAHTFSSEKGTVVTIGTFDGVHLGHRQIINRLNESARANDWESCVLTFFPHPRMVLQKDTSLKLINTIDERAQLLEGLGLDHLVIHPFTLDFSRYHAETFVEEILVNSLNAKKVIIGYDHRFGRNRNANIEDLKRFGEQLGFEVEEISKQELEDVAVSSTKVRKSLEVGDVALANNYLDQAFMLTGTVVKGRSLGRTIGYPTANLDIAEDYKLIPAQGVYVVQSRINGGVVYGMMNIGTNPTVGGSAQTIETYFFDFSKDLYGQELEIQLLDRIRDEKTFASIDELVKAMKEDEKYARDYINKL, from the coding sequence TTGAAAACTCACAATAGCGCACATACATTTAGCTCAGAAAAAGGAACTGTCGTTACGATAGGTACCTTTGACGGAGTACATTTAGGGCATCGGCAGATTATTAATAGGCTTAACGAAAGTGCGCGCGCAAATGACTGGGAGTCGTGCGTACTTACCTTTTTTCCGCACCCTAGGATGGTGTTACAAAAAGACACTTCGCTCAAGCTTATAAACACCATAGATGAGCGAGCGCAGTTGCTTGAAGGTCTAGGTCTAGATCACCTCGTGATTCATCCTTTTACCTTAGATTTCTCAAGGTATCATGCGGAGACTTTTGTTGAGGAGATTCTTGTAAATTCTCTTAATGCAAAGAAAGTAATTATAGGATACGATCACCGTTTTGGACGCAATCGTAATGCAAATATTGAGGATCTCAAACGTTTTGGAGAACAACTAGGTTTTGAGGTGGAAGAGATATCAAAGCAAGAACTAGAAGATGTAGCTGTAAGTTCTACAAAAGTGCGTAAATCACTAGAGGTAGGAGACGTTGCACTCGCAAATAACTATCTCGATCAAGCATTTATGCTTACGGGAACCGTTGTAAAAGGCAGGAGTCTAGGTAGAACGATAGGGTATCCTACCGCAAATCTAGACATAGCCGAAGATTATAAACTAATACCCGCGCAAGGCGTTTATGTTGTGCAGTCTCGTATTAATGGAGGCGTTGTCTACGGAATGATGAATATAGGCACAAACCCAACAGTAGGAGGAAGTGCGCAAACTATTGAAACCTATTTCTTTGATTTTAGTAAGGACTTATATGGACAAGAGCTAGAGATACAATTGCTAGACCGTATACGTGATGAGAAAACCTTTGCGAGTATAGATGAGCTTGTAAAAGCGATGAAAGAGGATGAGAAGTATGCACGCGATTATATAAATAAGCTCTAA